The Bombus vancouverensis nearcticus chromosome 7, iyBomVanc1_principal, whole genome shotgun sequence region ATCTTCTTGAAGCTCCGTTGCATTTTTAACGAGAGACTTATACGATCTCTGATCTGCTCGATACTCTTATTATCAATATTGAGACTAttagacattatcgtgatacGAGTATGGCCGTTAAAAATTTCTAGGATAGAAAAAATGTTTGCAATAAGGAAAAAGAGATTTGTTTATTTCAGAATGAAGATAGATGTATTACTTGGCCTACTAAATCTTTAATAGCTTCCATATCAACTACAGAGATGACTTGAAAGGGAGGAAAAATTGCCCGATTAATGAAATTCACGAGAAAATCAAAATGCAGAAGCTTTCTCGATCAGAAGTAAAACAGAACTGACGCACATAGTGCAACTGAGTTAACAGGAGTTGGTTCGAGGAAACTGCTGTTcaaaatatttagacaatttgGCATATCAATAGCTTTAAACCTAATAAATGAATCGCGAATTCTTCGAACATTGcgttaaaaataattcttaaCCATTAATAGTTGCACTGACTGTATCGCCGGATTATGTTATTGTAGAAATTCAAAAGTGCAGATTACGGCAATGATACTCCAGGATTCGAACTCGAAAGAGTAACATCTATCTCCTATCCTAAACGCAACAAAACGTAATTCATTTACGAAAAATGATGTGCACATTGGATCATCGAACACATCCTATTTCTCTCTGTCCTATGTCTTATTATAGAAGCTATTTATTCATGTATATTCAAGAGCGCATTACGCGCGGAATACTAATGAACGAACATGCATAAAATACACCTTATTCCACTCAACATTCACGTTTTGTGATTCATCTATTCCTATGGAAAGGTATACTTTTCTTGTCAGCGAAATAGAATCATCTAAGAAGGAAATACGCGGAAATGCGGAATAGACGCGTAATTTATCATTCGCGTAAAAAATTAAACGCACTTAATTTAGCAAAATACAATTGACGTAATCAGATACGGTTCACCGTGACCCGCATTCATTTATCGTTTGTTCTAATTTAGAAAATCGGTAACAAGCGCGAAAGTTGAATCAGACTCGCTCGGAGACGAGGAAACCATTCGAGGGTCACGAATTTCTTAGCGCAAAACTTGAGCGTACTTACTTTCTCTGCCAAATGCTATTAATAGATCGACAGCTTGGAAACCAGCTATTACGGTAATAGGAAATAGTAACGGCTAGTCATGGTGAACCTTAATAAGAACGATTACGTGCAACTCGGTTCAGTCAAAGAACTACGTGTTTGCATGGTAATTTGCTATCTATCAGGGGCAACCGATGCACTTCAAAACTGTCACATGCGACTAAACTACCATTTCTTTATTAATAGAATAATGATTATTGTTTTTCtcgaatatataaaaattattacaagaatATGCATATAAACATATTAGTGCATTTCTATCAACGTACCTATGCCATTGTACTTGTAACAATATTATATCAATATTGTACTCAAAAGCGTTAACCTTGACATAGGAACACAGCAAATGTAGGACAGTTCACGATCAACGAAATTATCATCTGGTCTGTAATATAATCTCAGTACAGTTTCACGAACGAGTCAATGATAAGCTTATAACGTCTTCGTGGAATAATTGTGCCTAATTAACAAGTTGGAAcaaataaacggacgcaataATAGATCGACTTTTAATGATTCTTTTATAATGGTAATTTAAACATTGAGTGCCTGTACTTAGAGAAATGTGCAATTGCATTTGCTGCGCATTGACATTCCACGTAAACGAGTATCTATAATTAGTCGGTATCCCTTATATTatctcgtattttattgtgaaaGAATTTGTACGCACGTAGAATACGAAAAAAGATGATACGAGCCGTGAATGCGAAATTTGTTGTAATTCACATCAAACAATAAGCAGATAAAGCCTTCTCCAAGTTCAATGCGACGGTAAGACGCATGTCGTTTGTATACGAAAATTCTATGGTGACATGAACTAATCagtgaaaaataatattttcgatAAATCATGACGCGATAAGTATAATCTTTACTTTGACATTTGCTTTTCTCACGCGAAAGATTAGAAACGTTAGTAAAACGAAAACTTCGTTAAATTTGAATACAGCTTTTTAAAGCAACGAATTTGGTCCAATTGCTTCGTttgaaaaataggaaaaaaaaaaaaatcaaacggAACTCGTCAATTTCTGTGGACAGTATAATATGAAACAATGAGAAGTAAATGTGTAAATGTATACGTGTTTACAAGTATACcattcaatatatttttttgcCGGGTGGTAGGATCGTGTTGGTCTATAAAACAGCAGCAAGCATCCAGCATCACTTCATTGCGAGAGTGTACTTCTTACCGCGAGTACAGCTCAAATTCTTTCGTAagtctgaaaaaaaaaaaaaaaaaagaaaagaaaaatgtaaatagtTGGATGTTgcgtaaaaataaattcttgCCGGTTCAGTCAATTACGTTTGAACAGCGAAGAAAAGTTGAAGGAGGAAGTGTCGCTAATCAATTTGTTCAGAAAGTGTGAATTTCGAAAGTAAAAATACAAGACTACCGAATACACATTATACGTGGTAATTGTTTGTCATTTAACTTTTTAAGATGAGAATCCATAGCACCGATCCTATGTTCTCCATTAGTACGTATTCGCGTATATGTTCACTCATTTATATTCTTTCCAGATATCCGTTAGCCCTTAAAGCGAAGAATTTCGAAATAGCGCaaacaaaatgaaaattttgttcgtatttttattgTTGATTGCCGCTGGGTCTGCAGCCCCTTGGGTTGAAATTCTTTTCGGTAAACAACCAGATTATGATTATCAACTACCACCGAGTTACAAGAATCAACAATACAGACGGCGACAAGGGAAAGGAGGGAAGGAAAGGTGGAAAGAGATTTGTAGGACGATAAATCCCAATCCTTACGCATTTCCGGGTCAAGTTCCCTATCCTTCTGCACCAGTTTGTCCTTGGTAACCAGATAAATTCGTTCAACGAAGGTATGAAGCATGAACGATTGAACTACATCATATACAAATCcattaaaaatatgaatttattgtAACAATATATCAGGGAATACGAAGATATTCACTGGTTATGAGTATTTCAGTCGGTATACAAGTTTACTATGTATAACCAATGACATGAAAGTACGCAGTCGTATATACCTGCCGgtataaattatatatcaaGGGATTCTGTTAACGATACTTTTTTGTACATTAATCGTATGCGTTAGTACATCTTCCTTTGTATTATGTCCACATGATTAGTTGTTGTTATTACGCTATGTAAAACTAAATGTCATTGATTTACCGCCTTTGTATATTACAGTACAACAagctctctttctcctttctattTTACGTagaaaaataaatcatttatatCTCACAAGAATCATCGCTGTATTAAAGTAACTTAAATCTTACGTTCCATTTAAGaaatgcattatatattataattatcacTATCGATGAGCTTATATACGTTatctatatattacatattatgtaCAAATAAAATCACAGTATTACTGTAGCACGCAAGTTCGGTCATAAAAATCTCGATGTCTGGTCAAAATGTTTTCCCCAGAATAAATCTGCgatacattaaaaaaatttgtaCAATGCGTGCAACTTTGTAACATGACACGATGAAATGGAAAACAATCATTTCCAAACTTGTATTAATCCATCTGTACTACCAGTAAGAATACACGTGTTAGACATAGCTACGGCGGAAATAGTGTCGTGATGTCCAGATGGTGGAGTTTCTGGACCTTGGCCACCTTCTTCGGAGTTTCTTGTTCTAATACTGCTTCCTCCTCCGGATGATGGAGTTGGACCACCTCCAGCTAAGACTTCTTGAACGACATTGGTTCCATCGATTAAACGTTGTCTGTAAAATgtgaaaatatatgtaaatcaTATTCCATTAGTCATAATATGTAAACAGTGttattttaaacaaattctATTACAAATACTAACTCATATGCCAATGAATTTGGAGGAGTGACATCATTAGCAGCAGGCAATGCAACATACGATTCGTTGGGTGTGTTTAAGTCCCAAAAACGCAATCTCATATCAGTACCACCAGCTAACAAGAAGCCTGAGCGATCGATACATCCAGAATACATTGCACATACACTATGACCACCTTGCGAGTGACTAAGTGGAGGTGCACTTGACGCCCAGAGAACCATTTGACGAAAATCAGTTTCGAGATTCCACATTGAAATTTCGTTGTTTCCTTGAACAGCCGAAATAATCCAGGAATGTTCTGTGGGATGAGTAATTACCTTCCTCACCCTTGCATCTAAAATCAATTAGATTTTATAAAGTTCGAGGATTATTTGATGCAATACATTTTATTCTATACGAATTTAAAACAATAGTAAATTTACTTGTAGGGTGTTTAATACTGGTTATTGGTAATTGAAACCGCAAGTCCCAGCAAGTATGTACGCCAGAACTTGTACCAAGGGTCAACCATTGTTGATAATTGTTTACACAAAATGAGGTAATTACTCCGTGTTTTAGGTCATTTTCTAAACGCCATGTTGTACCAGGACACCTTAAATCCCACCCTACCAATGAACCATAAAGTGATGCATAAACAAGGACTGATTGTGAACCAGAGTCTAAATACTGTAAATCAACTGCACATCCCTCTTCCTAAATACAATAATTCAAGGTTCcagtattaatttatttaaaaatccgAAAATATAAAGTAAGTAACGTATAATCACCTGAAGATCTAACTGTCTGGTACCGATAACGCTCATTTTACTAGAATTTGATTCAATTCGTAAAACAAATACAGTGCCTGATTGGCTAGCAGAACTTGCTAATGATTGTCCCTGATCACATATAGCTAAGCCAACTAGAGGACCACCTCTATGCATGTAAGTTTGCCTAATGGAATTAAAATACAAGATACATTACACTTAGTCTGATAGCACATTATATAAAGTTCTTACCTAGAACgattagcgatatttcgaccttCCATTCTACTTGCATCCCATATCTTTATGCATCCATCTGCAGAGCTACTGGCAAATAAACTAGTATCCGGTATAGAAACTAGCCTATTTACTGCAGCTCTATGTTCATGGAGATGTGCAATTGGTACCCCTCTAGGTCTCCATCCACTTGGTAATAATCTTGAACctttttttaatcaaaaatAGTTATAGTACCGATACTGCGcttgaaatatatatttctataattattaattaccaGCTTGCCACGCAATGTTATCAGCCCAGTGCTGTGCTCTTAACGCTGCAGCATGTTGTTCTTGTTTTCTGTACGTTAGTTGTCTTACTTCTAATCTACAAGGTGCACACCTGTCTACaaaattacattaaattttCTGTATGTCTTGtagcaaaaaataaataaataaataagtaatacTTTAACGTCCAAAAGTATTTTTGAAAACACATACATTGAATATATGAACGTTCATGAAGAGAATGGTCATTTATACTATTCATGTCAGATAAACTATGTTGTGGTGATAAGTGGATATCCCCTCCATGTAAACTTTGACTAGGACTTCCATTACTTCCTGTCATATCTGACATTTTAACAGTGTGctatattataaaaaagatttactacaattctataaaaatttaattatggaCATAGATCATATGTTTCTATCTAATTACCTGAACATTGTCCTGAGCTGCGAACATTGTACGCCATTCTTGATTCATTGTTGCATATGTGCCAACACTATCTGATGTTCTACGATCTAATCGTTTAAATGGCGGAAGACCTAGATCACCTTTTGTATCAGGATATAATATTACTATGTGATGTCGTATCTTGTCCTTCATAgtatttaattctaattttccATCTATCGATTTAGCTGTACTTAGCTTCGCATCCATCGAATTTCTATACTTATTGATTTTCATTAAATGTGgtttcattattaataattgGTCTTCAACAGTTTCAGTCATTGACTCCGAACTCAAACGTCTGAAAAGCTAAGAAGCATCGATTAGATTTCTTGAAAATTGCAAAACATATTTACAAAGAAGATCTTTGGCTTACATTCCGCAATGAAGTACTCATTTCACTATATTGTGGTACTATTCCTGTTACTGCTTTAGCTCGAGCAGTTTGTCTTTGTTCAAGAACTTGAAATAGTTCCTCCACATCGTTGTATTTTACAAGGGAATCATAAACAATTCTTGGTATAGGAGATACCAAGGCTTCTAATAACAaaacttctttttctatttGAATTAATGGATGTTTTAAGTAGGGCTGTATTATTGATTGAACTTTGCACTGAACATCTACTAAGTTAAGTGTTCTTGCCGCTGTAGATATGAAACCAACAGTCGCATGTCTTATCCATAAATTTGGATGCACCTACAAAGGAGTTTAAATTCAAGATATTGAATAGGAAAAATTGCAATCCTATAATTATTAGTATTGTTAAAACATAACTTACTAAAAAGACCATGGTTTCATATAAAAGTTGATAAAGAGCAGACTTGTGTAAGAGACCTAATTCTGTGAGAGTTGCCATTGCACTAATAGCCTTTGTGGTTACGAATTCCTCAGGATCTGCTAGTCCTTGTTGAAGAAGAGGCATAAGAATAGGACTACTATGCCAACCAACATAAGCAGCGACACCAACAATACATTCGAAAAATGAACCTCTTAACTCTTTGTCTTCCTTATCATTTAAAAAAGTAATTACATGACTAAGCAGAATATCATTGGCCTTTTGTTTTCCAAAAAATACACATAGTTTATTTATTCCACTTTCCATTAATGTTTGTTTTACTAAATTCTGAGGGTCCGTTAATAGCATGGACACAGATTGTTGCacctaataattatatatattttaatatatatatcctacataaatattgttaaaaataattttattaattaccatTTCGTGCAAAGTTTGAAGCTCACTATCATAACTTGGTTTTGGACCTTCTTTGTTACCTAAGTTGGATAAATGAGCATTTTCTAAATAACGTAATGCAATGTGTGCTAAATGTGCAATATTTTCTGCGTAAGCGGCTCTAACAATTACAGCTTCATCTTGTGTGATATGTGCTAAACCAGGTAAAATATATTCTGGAAAGATGTTCACATCTGATGGTGGAATTGATTTTACAAGATGCAAACATTTTGTCAAAGTGTGTATTGCTGATACCCGTACACGTGGAGCAGGATCATGAACTAAATGAAACTGTACAATATATTAGATAAACTTTGTTAACAGTTATTCGAGTTTTATtcatttcatattaaaatacttaCGATGTAAGGCAAAATTCGATCCAATATTGTTTCATCTGATGTGTTTTCAGCAAGCTCAAGTAATATTTCTAAACTTTGTAATTTAGATTGAGAATGATGTAAACCTCGTATGCATGAAGTAACGAGCTGAGTAATAATAACCAATCCTTCAACAGGTTCTGAAGACAAAACCTTTTTCTCGCTCTTCAAATCTATTTTTCGCCTTTGACTTTCAACTAATATAGCGTCCGATTGCTGATCTGTTTGACCGTTACAATTAGACTTTTGAATTTGGACAGTTTTTGGATCACTTTGATTTAAATCGCTCTTGTCAAAACTTTGATCACTGTCAACTTCTGTGATAGTATTATCTTCACTGTGACCAGAATCGTCCTTAGTTGATTCCACATTGTTTTCAAAATGGTTATTCTGTGTGACTTCTGCTTTTCTTATGTCACtcttcattttttcattttcctccgcttttaaaatattaatgatattaccaatatcttttttaagtctattaattttttcatcagGAGATAAAATTGGGGCAGCAGAGAAGATAAGCATATATGgttgaagaaataaataaaaatattctggaAATACTGTTCCACGAGCTTGAGCTAAATAAATTTCAGCGCTTTTTCTATTTGCTGGATTCCTCTCCAGCATAGATGCAAGAAGTTCACGTATTCCTGAATCTTCTATTGTATCCAAATGCTTGCTCACTGAATATTCATTGTTTCTATATGCTTAAGATATCACAATAAtgaaattcttaaatattttattgaaataatattatatatacaactTATATACAATCTTTATGTATATTACACTCACCTAATAGTTGAGAAAAGTCAAACGGTGGATGTCCTTCATTATATAATTCTGTTAATGCACAGCCTGCAGAGAAAATATCCATCATTGGATGTAAGTCACCTGTTTTTAGCTCTTGTtctgataataataatgtattgCTTAATTCTGAAGATAGTGTTTTCACAAACCGTTCTGGAGCTATGTAACATGTTCTGAAATAGGTGAATGAAtcattatttaaaacaataatatAACAATGATTATCAAGGATTATGCCATTTGATTGTGTACCTCCTCCTAGAGGTGTCAAAAAAGTATGAAAAATCAGCAGGATTATCTTCAGGTAGATAAGTCGGCTTAAAACTTGCAAAATCTGTGAGTAAAATCCAGTTCCAACTGGTTATCATAATGTTTTCTAGTTTAATGTCACCATGACAGACTCCAAACTATAGTCAAATGAgaagtaatattttaattttgttgtTTAATGTTCTTTCAGGACAGGATTGCAGTTATGTTCATTGTTTAAACATAGTTAACTGACATTTGATAATTGTCTAATGTAATAGTTTCAAATAACATAACTCGTTCATTTAGGAAATTTTAGATATTATCTTACCTTATGAGCTTGATGTAAAGCATACAAAACTTGAAAGGTAATCCATTTTTTTTCTATGCTTGTTAAAAATGGTCTAGTACTAATTCTGTCATAAAGGGAATACTTTACATATTCCCTCATTATTGATCCTGATTTTTCTGTGAGCTTATATAAacacatatttatttataattatatgttAATCTATAATATACGGTGCAACGTAAATGCTATTTAAAAATACTTACAATCATTCTTTGAAAAGGTAGGCAATTTACGGCAGATGCTAATTTAGACCTAATTTCCTCAAGCTTTTCTTTATAAGAAGAGAGTGGAAGTGTTGGATCATGAATAGCAAAAACTTTAACTACTATAAGACCCTCTTGGCTTCTGGCTCGGGCGACTTTAAAAAATCTAGTACTTCCTAAGCTGTAGACACATGAAGATTAATTGCAAAAACCAAATGgggatatataaatataatttatatgtcATTTACACGATTCATCATTTACGTTCAATAATTCTGCCTTATACAAAATGCATAgagatatattatatttctccTATTAAAAGATATTTCCAAGATTCTTTAATTTAGATTAAATATGTTATGAAAAGCTTCAACAGAATATAAGTTGGTGAAAAGTTAGTCATTTTATAGCATTGGATTAAAATACTCACTTTACATCAAATAATAAATCACTATGGTCCGTCAAATAATGTTCGACTGGAAATATTTGACTAGGCGCAATACCGACTAATTGATTTCCCATTTTGTATATCGATGTTTAGTTGAAATTGATATATTTGCAAGCAGCATCCATTTTGTGCCAACTTCAAGCGCTACATTACATCGCAATACAGCCATACATAAGTTATATCGCAAAAATTTCCTAGGTGTAACGCTCTAATTATCTCCAATTATTTCAATCAAAAACCCTATAATTAGGCTTCTATTATATCTAAACGTTATAAACATTATATTTACTATAGATCACAAATGTTAAGAAGTAGAAAATATGGTCGACTTATgataatattgacaataatGTTAGAATAAAACTTGCCGCTATATTCGCAGCAAAATATCTACATTATCAGTTGAGTATATTAAATTACTTATCCTCTTTAGTATTAAATAAATTCAATCGATCGTACTCTATTCGTATTACGGTTTCTTTATATTAGTATTcatctattaaaataaatttgataatcAATACGTTTTTGCATCATACGAACTGTGGTAATGTTCTATCATTCTTGTATCACTTCCAACATTATCGATTTAACATAAAACATAGTTATAATATTGTTAGTGTTGGGAACTAGAGCTGGGTACATACGTGGATACATATATTGAAAATTACTCGTTTTGAGAATCAAAATTAGAAGAGTttcgaaatgtaaataaatcaaATAAGTATTTGTAATCTTTTCAAAGTAATTTTGTTCCTTATTATGCAGACTGTGTACATAAGTACACATTTATCACAGTCCTCAAATAAAGTTATTTATGATTTCGTATTAGCATTTTCGAAACGCGAATGGTTCTTTGCGTTGTATTAGCTTATGCGCTATCACGGTTAATATATCAGATTTAACATTTGTTTACTGTCTGGTgcctgttaaatattttgtacacAGATTCTTTAGAATGTTGAGATCATATTCCGGTTGCATACGGTTTCGCAATTATTATGTATCATTGTGCGttaattttaacaatttctcCAATCCGAACAATTAGATAAGATCATTTAAATCGAATTTCAAAGTTAAAAGAtccagaaaaatattttaagccgCAACAAATAACAGAGAATTATGACTTATATGAGGGCTATTAAATACAGCATCTAATTTTCGGCTCTTTGACTAAAAATGCGCGCCAATATTTGATAGATGCGCGCGCCGATACAAATAACTTTTTGGCAACGCGAAACATGTAAACCGGATAAAGAACTGCTGTTGTTTTAACCGGTAAAGAAGGGGAAAATATAAATGTAGGAAGATAAAaggtaattaaaaattgtattatgtacagtttaCATCGTTCTCAATGATAAAAAAACATTAATTTCTGTTTATCGcaagaaataatcgagaaagAGATCTCATACTGTATAGAGAATGTTCATGATACGTTGACGATAAGCGATAAAATTTAcataagtaaataaatttctttaatcGTGCATTTGTTCCACTTTTATCGTCGATAATCGTTGAACATAGCTGCGTCCACAAAGAGAGCAACTCCATGACAGTGTCTATTATCACCATACTGTCGATGGATAGCTCTCTTCATAGCGCGCGCCTTTTGTCGTTATCCTTCGTTTAAATCACTTCCTTGTGGCACCTAAAACCCTAAGagtttttttacattttatcagCAATATTCTTTACAGCTATAGAGATTTTGATTTTCATAAATTGTATCGTCCTTAACGATATAAAACATTTGAAACGATGCTTCtattagaaaaagaaatttgactCACATAAAGCATTTATATCTTATACAATATTAAGCAAGAAAACGCTGAAAGACAGAAAGTGTCGCCGTGGTGGAATATAACATGAGCATAGCAGCTTTGCTTGTTATCAAGGAGGTGCGAGTAACTTCTTCCTCTTTAGCGTTGCCACCTGATTGCGCGGTAAACATAACCTCCGTGCGTTAGCTCGTGCCATGAGTCGTTAAcacttccttttcttcttcgttccgaTGCGTTTGCCGAACGTTGAAACctaaaaatacattaaactgCAAATCAAGATTCAATTAAGGCGATCAGTTCAAAGATCACGATATAACCTAATGATAAATTTCAAGTAATAACAAAACGTACGATACGCAGGGTCGCACTCTAAATTGATCGATAATTCTATCAATCCGCGATAAGTTCGAATAATTCGTTGTTTCGATAACTGTTATCAGATACCACTTAGTTAAAAAATCAATTGTGACTATTTTAGAGATATCCTATAATATAAAGAATCCCAAAGGAGCTAACAAACATCTACAGATCGAGGGAAAACTATACATTTGCAAAATACACTTACAATTGAAATTATCGTGAATTATCAGTATCCGTATAACTATACCGTAACAGTACGTTTGCTgtaattaacgaataataactaatttccaaataaactaaaatgaaTAAACGCGTTAATTTTCCCAAGGTAGCACCATAGACTCAAAATCTTTATTTATTCAGTTGACATTTTTACTGATTCTGAGCAACTGCTTAAACAGACAAACATTTAATTATACCGGAGTTTGATTGtatttatatactatatttttcttttattccttttcttATCATCTATATGATTTTCACAGGCAAAACCATGAACATTAAATCAATCACATGCAATAGCTAGGACGTTTATGATACCTTACCAAAGAGCGTCCGTATTCGTATGAACttgattaaaataattaaaaaatcgaTAATACAGAATAATATGGTAAGTAGCTTAGCACGCAGCCTTCAACTGCGAAAATCTCATAATTATATCATAAGTCTTAAGTTTGTATTACGTCACAACAAAATTTATGCCTTTCCTCGTTATTTCGTTGCACAAAGGAAAACTAGACAAAGTTGCATAATGAAACGTTCAGCATCTTCAATAATTGCTCAGGCACATAtcatattctttttttaaatattcttctaTCGCGTACCCGAAGAAGAATCAataaaaacacgtttgttaaatcTGACGACAAATATCGAATATCACCTTTGAGAGAAGCCAACGATTACACGTTATCAGTAGACGATGCGATAAAAGCGATAAAGAGTTGACTTGTACAGAGTACAGGTATTACCAAAAATCCTCAAGTAAAAGGATTTCGTCGCTCAATTTGCAAGCGACTTGTGTAATCTCGAAATACGATCAAATAAATTGAAATCTTTAATTACTTTCATTCTATACTTTattcgaaataataaattaactgAACTTATTAACAGTTTTTCCTGGGAAGATCCTAATAAAGATTAGTTTCAACAAAGATAAAAGAAGATGGAATTAAGCAATACACTGATTCTCTTTATTCCATCGTAGTCTATTTACCGACTTTAATGAGTTTCACGTTATCCTCTTATTTGCGCGCTTATTTGCGAAAAAGTATAGTTTTATTAACATGCCaacgtgtaaaatatttgtGTGCTTCGCTCGAagaaattgaatattaaaaacatcGTTCTGAGATTTCTCTCGATTCCGATATTATAGCCATCTAAACAAATACGAGGCACGTTTAACATCGTTATCGCGGTAATTGTAACAATATCATTATCAACGCCAATGTATCTTCTGACGTGTTCatcaattaaaattactatTTCGGACAAATATTCATCCAGATTCCTCGATCAGATGTACGATCCATCTACTACGTTATATTCAATATTTTGCGAGAACACCGTCATCACGATGAAAATACGAAATCTACGAACACTAACCGTGATATCGTAACAATGCGATATTTTCGCTTATCAAAGTATTTCTTCGATAGACAATGTCGCGAAACAAATATCTTGAATGCCTGAGAAACAACGTTATCGGGGTCGTTGTAAAATGTTTCATTACCGATGCCCGTACGTTACATAATCATTAGTTCAAGCGCGAAACTGACGTCGTGTATTCTCTAGTAGCAATTATATCCCTGGAATTTACACATGAAAAGACCACGGCACGAAGAATTCCAGCTGTAGGTACTTGAGGTTGCAGGAACTTCAGCAGCGATGGACATGAGCGCCTTCGACGAAATAAGactttttcccttttcttcgaaattcttTATACAAACAGTCCTCAAACGTATTTACCAATTTCTATCGCATCTTTTTCATTTCTAATACAATGGCATTGAAGTAAACTACTTCCGGTATCTTTAGTCTACTTTGAGGCAAAGTTTGTGGCGGCTCAAAGACTTACCTGATCGGTACCCCTGAGTCCCAAAACCGTGAATGATCACGCTAGACTTCCGCATGAACATACATTCCGCTCGCAGCTTCTTCTCGTTGCACGTCATCGTGTGAGGAAAACGTAGTGAGGAATAACGAAGCTGTGAA contains the following coding sequences:
- the Vps15 gene encoding vacuolar protein sorting 15 isoform X2, encoding MLERNPANRKSAEIYLAQARGTVFPEYFYLFLQPYMLIFSAAPILSPDEKINRLKKDIGNIINILKAEENEKMKSDIRKAEVTQNNHFENNVESTKDDSGHSEDNTITEVDSDQSFDKSDLNQSDPKTVQIQKSNCNGQTDQQSDAILVESQRRKIDLKSEKKVLSSEPVEGLVIITQLVTSCIRGLHHSQSKLQSLEILLELAENTSDETILDRILPYIFHLVHDPAPRVRVSAIHTLTKCLHLVKSIPPSDVNIFPEYILPGLAHITQDEAVIVRAAYAENIAHLAHIALRYLENAHLSNLGNKEGPKPSYDSELQTLHEMVQQSVSMLLTDPQNLVKQTLMESGINKLCVFFGKQKANDILLSHVITFLNDKEDKELRGSFFECIVGVAAYVGWHSSPILMPLLQQGLADPEEFVTTKAISAMATLTELGLLHKSALYQLLYETMVFLVHPNLWIRHATVGFISTAARTLNLVDVQCKVQSIIQPYLKHPLIQIEKEVLLLEALVSPIPRIVYDSLVKYNDVEELFQVLEQRQTARAKAVTGIVPQYSEMSTSLRNLFRRLSSESMTETVEDQLLIMKPHLMKINKYRNSMDAKLSTAKSIDGKLELNTMKDKIRHHIVILYPDTKGDLGLPPFKRLDRRTSDSVGTYATMNQEWRTMFAAQDNVQHTVKMSDMTGSNGSPSQSLHGGDIHLSPQHSLSDMNSINDHSLHERSYIQYRCAPCRLEVRQLTYRKQEQHAAALRAQHWADNIAWQAGSRLLPSGWRPRGVPIAHLHEHRAAVNRLVSIPDTSLFASSSADGCIKIWDASRMEGRNIANRSRQTYMHRGGPLVGLAICDQGQSLASSASQSGTVFVLRIESNSSKMSVIGTRQLDLQEEGCAVDLQYLDSGSQSVLVYASLYGSLVGWDLRCPGTTWRLENDLKHGVITSFCVNNYQQWLTLGTSSGVHTCWDLRFQLPITSIKHPTNARVRKVITHPTEHSWIISAVQGNNEISMWNLETDFRQMVLWASSAPPLSHSQGGHSVCAMYSGCIDRSGFLLAGGTDMRLRFWDLNTPNESYVALPAANDVTPPNSLAYEQRLIDGTNVVQEVLAGGGPTPSSGGGSSIRTRNSEEGGQGPETPPSGHHDTISAVAMSNTCILTGSTDGLIQVWK